The following is a genomic window from Chania multitudinisentens RB-25.
TCAGCTTGCGCTGGGCCATGGCACCAATCGCTTCAGCGGCGCTCATCACATCAATCAACACCGGTTGGGCGCTCAGGTAACGTTCGAAGGCGATCTGGTTGGCCTGTTCGACCAAGGGATGGCGTATCAACGCAGCCAGATCCAGCCCTGCCTGCACATCGCCCAAGGCAGGCGGTTGCCAGCTCAAGGCAACCACGTCACCGTTGGCCTGCTTCAGGTTGTCGGCAAAACCGGCCAGCCCGGCATTCACCACTTTCAGGGGTTGCTGGAATAATGGGTTCATGCTTTTTCTCCGTTTTTCTCTGCCTGAATATGGGCAACCAGGCTGGCCCACATGGCGACCTCGGCATTGCAACCGGCAACCAGTACGCCAGCCTGGCGCAAAGCCGCAATCTGGCGGGAACGTTGTTGTGGATCGGCTTCGGTGCCGCAGACATGGGCAATCAGCAACGGCCCGGATTCACGGTTATTTTGCTGCAACAGCGCGAGCAGCTCCGTCGCCGGTTCAGCAGCAGCCCCATACCCCAGCACCAAATCAAACAGCACCACGGCGGTATCTGCATCGCTCAATTCCGCCACAATGCGCTGGTTGCGCAGAGTAGGATCGATCATCGGGTGCGGCCTGCCACGGGTAAAATCGTCATCCCCCATATCGATCAGCGTATGGCCCTGGCTACGCCAGATATCCGCCAGTTGGCTATTGCCTTTGACTGGCGTATTGGATGCCGCCGGGAATCCTTGCTGCTGGCACAGCAGCTGGCTTTCATAACAGAAGGTGCCGCCGGCAAACACACCACGAATCGCGCGGCGGCTGGCAGGCAGATGGGCGCTGGCGTTTTGCAGCATCTCCCGATCGGCGGTTGGCAGCCGTGTCACGGTGGCGGGCGCGGGAGTGCCCGCCGCCAGCGCCACGGCCAGCTCGGCGGCGTCTGCCAGCGTGGAGGCCACGGTGATCCCTGAACGGGCAATCTCCGCAGCGGTTGCTCCCAGGAAGTTGACCACTACCGGCTTCCCGCAGGCCTGCGCCTGTGCAAGAATACGTTCGGCTACCGGACGAGCCGGTGGCTTGGAGATCAACACAATCACCTGAGTCGCCGGATCGGCGGCCAACGCCTGCAACCCATGCAACATCGAGATGCCGCCAATTTCCTCATGCAGATCGTGCCCGCCGGTGCCAATCGCCTGAGAAATTCCCGCCCCCAGTTGATCGATCCGGCAACTCACTTCCTGTACGCCGGTGCCTGAAGCGCCGACAATACCGATCGCACCGGGTTTCACCACGTTGGCAAACCCCAACGGCAGGCCATTGATAATGGCGGTGCCGCAGTCCGGGCCCATCACCAGGCGGTTCTTGCTCTGAGCCAGCAGTTTGATCTGCTTTTCCTGCGCCAGGCTGACGTTATCGCTGAACAGCATCACGTTCATATCCAGATGCAAGGCTTTGATCGCCTCAGCCGCCGCGTAGTCGCCGGGTACGGAAATCAGCGCCAGATTGATATCAGCCTGCTGTTCGGCAGCCATTTCCAGGCTCACCAGTTGCAGTGCTGGCGTTCCATCACCGCTGCTTTCCGCAGGCTTGCTGTTCAGGCGCTGATGCGCCAGTTCCAGCGCCGCGCCACAGGCAGCTTCTTCGCCACGCACGGCAATAACCAGATCGTTAGGCCCAGCCTGGCAGCCATTATCCAAGCCGGCATCACGCAGTTGGGCAAGATTGGTGGCGGTTCCCATCACCACCGAGGCCTGTTCAATGCCAGGGAGTTGACTGATTTGCGCCGAAATCTGCATCAGCGAAACAGAATCCTGATAGAGATTGGCAAAAACTTTATGCATTACACTCATAGCGGTTACCTGTACCAGAGCTGCCCGTCAGTAAATACGGGCAAAGGGGTTCCCTGCTGAAAAAGACGCTTTTCAGCATATTGAAATCAATACATTCACGTTGTGGATTTAAAGTGTGCTTTCTAACGTCCTCAAACCGTGCAGCAGCCCAGCTAAACAATCCACGCCGGAAGATGCGCCAAACTGCATCACCTGTAAGGCCGCCGCCTGAATCTGGGTGGCCGCAGCCTCGGCACTCAGCAGCAGCATCAGGTCACAAATCGGCTGCGAAAAATGGCCTTCCAGCGCGCGAGCCAAATAATGGCGGCTGATGTCATTGGTGCGTGATAACTGGCTACCAATGAGGCTGCGTAGCGTAGCGTTATGTGCTGCAATGGTCGGGTGTTGCCGCCAGAGCCATAACGCGGCCAGATAGCCCAACAGGTAATCATCCCCGTCCGGCGTCAGCCCGCGCCCGTAGCCGATCAAGGCGCTCACTTCTGCCGTCAGCAGGTGAAGAGGGTCAGTTATCCCCAGTTGCACCCTGCGTGGCGGTCGGCCCGGTGAAACTGCGTTTGCTGCCAGGCCGGGTAACAGTTGCAGATCGCTTTCAATCCTGTGCTGGCGGCAATATTGCTCCAGTTGCCAGGCCAGCGTAGCGTAATGGCTTAAGGCGCTCTGCATGGTGGGAGCCGGGCTGGCTTCTCGCCACCGGATAGGGCACCAGCAGGCAGCCGGAGCCAGCGCGATACTCCAACCCTCACCGTGCAATAGGCCAAGAGCAAAGGTGGCGCGTTGCCCCACCTGCGCGCGATAACGCCAATCCCAATGGCCAGGAACCCTAATGCGGATCGCATCCGGCAGATTCTGACTGTCGTGGTGCAGTATCGAAAGCAAATAACCGTCGGGGTGGCGCAGATTCAACGAGTGCTGAAAACAGCTGTGCACCTGAAGTTCATCCTGATCCTCCAATCGGCTGGCTGCCAGGTAGCCCACAGAGAGCGAGGAAAAAGTGGTGACCATCATTGGCTACCCCGTACTGGTTAGCGTTGCAAACCATCCACGATGGCGGAAGCATCGCTGACCCAGCCAAAAATAGCGCCCTGTGCTTTGATCATCTCCAAGGCGTATTTCTGGAATTCTGGGAAATAAGAGCCCACGCAATCCTGGGGGATAATACATTCATAGCCACGGTCATTAGCTTCCCGCACGGTAGTATTCACGCAGACTTCGGTGGTGACACCACAAACAATCAGCGTCTTGATACCGTGATTTTGCAGGATCAGATGCAGATCGGTCTGGTAAAACGCGCCTTTCCCCGGTTTATCAATCACCGGTTCACCGGCCTGCGGATAAAGTTCAGGAATAATGTCATGGCCCGCTTCGCCCCGAACCAGAATGCGCCCCATTGGCCCGTGAGTACCAATAAAGGTTTGCCCGCCACGGGTCAATTTGGCGGGAGGGCAGTCGCTCAAATCAGCACGGTGGCCTTCACGGGTATGGATCACCAGCAACCCTTGGCGGCGGGCCGCATCCAGCACTCGCTTGCAAGGCTCAATGGCGCTGCGAACCAAAGAGACGTCATTGCCCAGCGCTTCACCAAAACCACCTGGCTCAACAAAATCTTTTTGCATGTCAATCATCACCAGTGCGGTACTGCCAATTTCAAACGGCAAAGCAAAGGGTTCTGCGTGAAAAGTTTTCTGTGTCATGGGCCATCTCCTGAATCGTTATGTTCCGATAATTCTGAGGTTCTGGTTCGAGTATAAAGAGCTTGGAGAGACATGGCAGATAAACGATTTCGCGGGCAGCGACGAAAATTTTGCAACCGGCTCAATACCCATACAATAAATGTGAGATAACCTGAAAATGGGGTTTCAATTGCAATGATATTGATGCAGCAGCCATGACAGCATCAAAATAATCGTTGATGGAATGTGAACCAGGTCGCTGAGGGGAGGGCAGGGAAAGGGGCGCAGCACGCTACGCCCCGGTCAGTTACGCCAGAAACATGTTGCGTAAATAGTGTGGCACGGCGTCATCAGCGTTGGAACCGATCACTTCCAGCTCCGGCAAGGTGTCTTTCAGGCGCTGATGGGCATCGCGCATAATGCAGCCTTTGCCTGCCATCGACAGCATTTCCAGATCGTTCATACCATCGCCAAAGGCAATGCACTCTTTCAGCGAATAACCGATAATCTTGGCGACTTCTTCCAGCGCATGGCCTTTCGACACGCCGCCTGCCATCACTTCCAGGCAGGTAGGTAACGAGAAACTCACGTTGACCCGGTCGCCCCAACGCGCATTGATGGCATCTTCCAACGGTTGCAGCTTGTCGTGATCGTCACAGGTGAAATACACCTTGCACACCCCGTCCGTTTCCAGCAAACCCGGTTCAAACAACTGATATTTAAAGATAGATTCCTGAAAAAACTTTTCCTGCTCAGGGCTGGCACGGTTCATAAACCAGTCATCGTTGCGGTAGACGTTGGTCAGGATGTCCTGATTGTCATGCATGATGTTGTACAAATCGTGGGCGATATCTTCATCCAGATTGTGGCTGAAAATCAGCTCACCCGCGGTATTGTGCACCCGCGCACCGTTGGAGGTGATCATAAAGGCACTGATACCGAGATTATCGCGGATTTGAGAAACATCAATGTGGTGGCGGCCAGTAGCAAAGATAAAATGTACGCCACGCTGGGTCAGCAGTTGCAGCGTTTCTTTGGCATATGGCGTCAGAATGTGGTCAGGAGACAACAGTGTGCCATCTAAATCGGAAGCGACGACGTGATACATAGCGATATGTTCTAACCTCTGATGGTGTTTTCGGCAGCAACAGTGCCGCCTATACCCTGGCATCGGGTAATAAGTGCTGGGCAAAGAAATGCAGGATTGCGTTCAGTGCCTCGGCGCGCATTACGTCCCGTTCAAACAGGATCTCATGGCGTGCGCCTTTGATAACCCACGGTTTACCCCCTTCGCAAGGATGCCCCGCGTTTGACAGTGCCTGACAAAAAGCCCAATGAGAACGGTTATCCACCACCCGATCCTCACCAGCCTGCAATAATAAAATCGGTGTAGTTATTTTAGCTGCCTGAGCAATGATTTGCTTCCCGGCCTGAATACTTTCCCGCACCCAGTGATAGGTTGGCCCTCCCACTTGCAGCTCAGGGTAATCGGCATAATAACGCAAACTGCGGTGATAACGTTCCCGGCTGTGGGTCAGCGCATTCACCACGTAAGGCAATGGCCGCCACTGCCCGGTGCCCACCGCATAATAATCACGCAGCGTCGGGCGCTTTTCCGCCCAGTTCAGAATACCGTTAGCCATCCAACCCGGCATCGGCAGGTGAATGCCAAACATCGGTGCACATAACGCCGCTGCCGCAAAAGCCTGGGGCTCACGCGCCAAAAACTGCGCCAGGATCGCCCCTCCCATCGAATGCGCCAAGGCCACATGCTGTTGATAACCACGCGTTGCCACTTCTTGTTGATAGAACAAGGCAAAATCGTCAACGTAATCAGCAAAGTTTACCACATGGCCACGGTGTGGATCTGCCAGCATGCGCCCGGAGCGCCCCTGCCCGCGGTGATCGATGATCATCACGTCATAACCGCTGTGGAACAGATCGTAGGCCACTTCCGGGTACTTGATGTAGCTCTCGATGCGCCCTGGGCTCACCACGACCACTCGTTGATGTTGCGGCGAACTGAAACGCACAAAACGGATCGGCACACCGCCCACGCCGAGAAATTCTCCCTCCTCACGCCGCCGCCAAAAATTCAATAGGGGCCCGGTAGCAAAAGCAGAAAACTGTTTTTCGCGGCTTAACCATTCAGCGGAACTGAAAGTGAATGACGTCATCGAATGCCTTTTCACAGGATATTCAGAGATACAAATGTGATCTCTGGCACAAGAAATAATACTCGCGTATGGTGATTCAATTCTTACAAAAACAGCTGCAATACTAACGCATTGTGGGAGCCTTGCAATGACCTTAGACTGGTGGTTAACCTATCTGCTCACAACCCTGATCCTCAGTCTTTCTCCCGGTTCCGGTGCTATCAACACCATGAGTACCGCCATCAGCCACGGCTATCGCGGTGCTGCCGCCTCGATTGCCGGATTGCAGGTCGGCTTAAGCCTGCATATCGTGCTGGTCGGTGTTGGCCTGGGCGCGCTGCTTGCGCAGTCACTGCTGGCATTTGAACTGCTGAAATGGCTCGGTGCGGCTTATCTGGTCTGGTTGGGCATTCAGCAGTGGCGTGCCGCCGGCGCGCTGGATTTACAGACTTTGGCGGGCACCATGCCGCGCCGCCGCCTGTTCCGCCGTGCAGTACTGGTGAATCTGACCAACCCGAAAAGCATTGTGTTCCTGGCTGCGTTATTCCCGCAGTTCATCGCCCCTAATCAGCCACAGGCCGAACAATATGTAATATTGGGCGTTACCACAGTGGTCGTCGATATCTTTGTGATGATTGGCTACGCCACGTTGGCAACACGCATTGCCCGTTGGCTAAAAACGCCGCGGCAAATGCAGTTGCTGAACCGTGTTTTTGGTTCGCTGTTTATTCTGGTGGCGGGGCTATTGGCAACGGCTAGAAAAGCCTGAGCATTCAATACTCAGCGTTATTGTCGCAGACAGGTTGGGTACAGGAGCCAGAGCGTGCATTCAGTACGTGAGGAGCCCGAGCACTGCCCGGGCTCAAACTGGCAAGTAAAATAGCCTAGCGGGTAAAAATCAGATGCAGGCCAAAACCGGTGAACAACACGCCAGCAACGCCATCAATCCACTTCACCAAGCGCTGGTAGCCACGGCGCATGGCCGGCAGCGCAAACACCACCGCGACCAGGCTGAACCAGACAAAGGTTTCACCGGTGATCAGCATGAATAAACCCCAGCGCGCGGCGGCTCCCACATCCTCACCCACAAACAGCGAGAACACGCTGCCAAAGTAAATCACCGCTTTAGGGTTGGAAAGATTGGTCAATAAACCACGGATAAAGCTGCGGCCCGGCTTTGGCAAAACGATGTTCGCGGTAGGTGCGGTTTGCCCCTTTTGCGCACGGGCAGAGCGCAGCAGTTGCCAGCCCATCCAGCACAGATACAGACCGCCGCCCACCATGATGATCTGATGCAGCCAGGCCATTTTTTGCAGGATCAGGTTCAACCCCAGCAACGCGACACCGGCCCAGACCATGACGCCAAGCGAAATCCCGATCACCCCCATCATCGCCTCACGGCGTGAGCGGCTGACGGCGGTCTGCGAAACAAAAAAGAAATCCGGCCCAGGGCTCATCAATGCCACCAGATGCACCATCGCCACGGTCAAAAACAAGATCAGCATGATTGATTGCCCTTATTCATCGTCATCATCAAGATGATCGCGGATCATCGCCATAAATGGCGCACCAAAACGTTCCAGCTTACGCTGACCAACGCCGTTCACACTCAGCAGTTCGCTGGCTCTG
Proteins encoded in this region:
- the yigL gene encoding sugar/pyridoxal phosphate phosphatase YigL is translated as MYHVVASDLDGTLLSPDHILTPYAKETLQLLTQRGVHFIFATGRHHIDVSQIRDNLGISAFMITSNGARVHNTAGELIFSHNLDEDIAHDLYNIMHDNQDILTNVYRNDDWFMNRASPEQEKFFQESIFKYQLFEPGLLETDGVCKVYFTCDDHDKLQPLEDAINARWGDRVNVSFSLPTCLEVMAGGVSKGHALEEVAKIIGYSLKECIAFGDGMNDLEMLSMAGKGCIMRDAHQRLKDTLPELEVIGSNADDAVPHYLRNMFLA
- the rhtB gene encoding homoserine/homoserine lactone efflux protein, giving the protein MTLDWWLTYLLTTLILSLSPGSGAINTMSTAISHGYRGAAASIAGLQVGLSLHIVLVGVGLGALLAQSLLAFELLKWLGAAYLVWLGIQQWRAAGALDLQTLAGTMPRRRLFRRAVLVNLTNPKSIVFLAALFPQFIAPNQPQAEQYVILGVTTVVVDIFVMIGYATLATRIARWLKTPRQMQLLNRVFGSLFILVAGLLATARKA
- the fdrA gene encoding acyl-CoA synthetase FdrA, whose amino-acid sequence is MSVMHKVFANLYQDSVSLMQISAQISQLPGIEQASVVMGTATNLAQLRDAGLDNGCQAGPNDLVIAVRGEEAACGAALELAHQRLNSKPAESSGDGTPALQLVSLEMAAEQQADINLALISVPGDYAAAEAIKALHLDMNVMLFSDNVSLAQEKQIKLLAQSKNRLVMGPDCGTAIINGLPLGFANVVKPGAIGIVGASGTGVQEVSCRIDQLGAGISQAIGTGGHDLHEEIGGISMLHGLQALAADPATQVIVLISKPPARPVAERILAQAQACGKPVVVNFLGATAAEIARSGITVASTLADAAELAVALAAGTPAPATVTRLPTADREMLQNASAHLPASRRAIRGVFAGGTFCYESQLLCQQQGFPAASNTPVKGNSQLADIWRSQGHTLIDMGDDDFTRGRPHPMIDPTLRNQRIVAELSDADTAVVLFDLVLGYGAAAEPATELLALLQQNNRESGPLLIAHVCGTEADPQQRSRQIAALRQAGVLVAGCNAEVAMWASLVAHIQAEKNGEKA
- the rhtC gene encoding threonine export protein RhtC produces the protein MLILFLTVAMVHLVALMSPGPDFFFVSQTAVSRSRREAMMGVIGISLGVMVWAGVALLGLNLILQKMAWLHQIIMVGGGLYLCWMGWQLLRSARAQKGQTAPTANIVLPKPGRSFIRGLLTNLSNPKAVIYFGSVFSLFVGEDVGAAARWGLFMLITGETFVWFSLVAVVFALPAMRRGYQRLVKWIDGVAGVLFTGFGLHLIFTR
- the pldB gene encoding lysophospholipase L2, which codes for MTSFTFSSAEWLSREKQFSAFATGPLLNFWRRREEGEFLGVGGVPIRFVRFSSPQHQRVVVVSPGRIESYIKYPEVAYDLFHSGYDVMIIDHRGQGRSGRMLADPHRGHVVNFADYVDDFALFYQQEVATRGYQQHVALAHSMGGAILAQFLAREPQAFAAAALCAPMFGIHLPMPGWMANGILNWAEKRPTLRDYYAVGTGQWRPLPYVVNALTHSRERYHRSLRYYADYPELQVGGPTYHWVRESIQAGKQIIAQAAKITTPILLLQAGEDRVVDNRSHWAFCQALSNAGHPCEGGKPWVIKGARHEILFERDVMRAEALNAILHFFAQHLLPDARV
- a CDS encoding DUF2877 domain-containing protein, with the translated sequence MMVTTFSSLSVGYLAASRLEDQDELQVHSCFQHSLNLRHPDGYLLSILHHDSQNLPDAIRIRVPGHWDWRYRAQVGQRATFALGLLHGEGWSIALAPAACWCPIRWREASPAPTMQSALSHYATLAWQLEQYCRQHRIESDLQLLPGLAANAVSPGRPPRRVQLGITDPLHLLTAEVSALIGYGRGLTPDGDDYLLGYLAALWLWRQHPTIAAHNATLRSLIGSQLSRTNDISRHYLARALEGHFSQPICDLMLLLSAEAAATQIQAAALQVMQFGASSGVDCLAGLLHGLRTLESTL
- a CDS encoding cysteine hydrolase family protein, producing the protein MTQKTFHAEPFALPFEIGSTALVMIDMQKDFVEPGGFGEALGNDVSLVRSAIEPCKRVLDAARRQGLLVIHTREGHRADLSDCPPAKLTRGGQTFIGTHGPMGRILVRGEAGHDIIPELYPQAGEPVIDKPGKGAFYQTDLHLILQNHGIKTLIVCGVTTEVCVNTTVREANDRGYECIIPQDCVGSYFPEFQKYALEMIKAQGAIFGWVSDASAIVDGLQR